Proteins from a single region of Mucilaginibacter daejeonensis:
- the map gene encoding type I methionyl aminopeptidase, translating into MSKIIFKTAEEIELIRQSAQLVSKTLGEVAKIVKPGVTTIQLDKLAETFIRDNGGVPAFLGFHGFPYSLCISPNDQVVHGFPGQHELTDGDIISVDCGVILNGFYGDSAYTFAIGEVSPETQTLLKVTQECLDRGIAKAVTGMRVGDIGYAVQEHAERHGFGVVKELVGHGVGVKLHEKPEVPNYGKRGSGPKLEEGMVIAIEPMINGGKAGVKFWKDGWTVSTVDGKPSAHFEHTVAVRKGKAELLSTFSYVEEVLAKNN; encoded by the coding sequence ATGTCGAAGATCATATTCAAGACAGCCGAAGAGATAGAGCTTATCCGTCAAAGTGCCCAACTGGTGTCAAAGACACTGGGAGAGGTAGCCAAGATCGTTAAGCCCGGTGTAACTACCATACAATTAGATAAGCTGGCAGAGACCTTCATTAGAGATAATGGAGGCGTGCCAGCTTTCCTTGGTTTTCACGGTTTCCCTTACTCTTTATGTATATCACCTAACGATCAGGTGGTGCATGGTTTCCCGGGTCAGCATGAGCTTACCGATGGCGATATCATCTCTGTTGATTGCGGTGTTATCCTGAACGGGTTCTACGGCGATTCGGCCTATACCTTTGCCATTGGCGAGGTAAGCCCGGAAACGCAAACCTTGTTGAAGGTGACTCAAGAGTGCCTTGACAGAGGAATTGCTAAAGCCGTTACCGGTATGCGCGTAGGCGACATCGGGTATGCCGTTCAGGAACATGCCGAGCGTCATGGCTTTGGTGTGGTGAAGGAACTGGTAGGCCATGGCGTTGGCGTTAAACTGCACGAAAAGCCAGAAGTGCCCAACTATGGCAAACGCGGCTCAGGACCTAAGTTAGAAGAGGGCATGGTCATCGCGATAGAACCCATGATCAATGGGGGCAAAGCGGGCGTCAAGTTCTGGAAGGACGGCTGGACCGTATCTACCGTTGACGGTAAACCATCCGCCCATTTTGAGCATACGGTAGCTGTGCGCAAGGGCAAAGCAGAGC
- the secY gene encoding preprotein translocase subunit SecY — protein MKNFFTTLSNIWKIEDLRVRIINTLLFLLIYRVGSYVALPGVDANVLNNQAAKDGLLGLLNMFAGGSFSRASIFALGVMPYISASIVVQLLGIAVPYFAKLQKEGESGRSKINQWTRYLTILITMAQAVGYVKSQITPNAINPAMGAFWFNLSSIFVLTAGTLFVMWLGEKITDKGIGNGISLIIMVGIIAQLPAAIIDEFNSRVSGANASGGPLLFIVEILALVAVIMFTILVVQGTRKIAVQYAKRIVGNKQYGGVRQYIPLKVNAAGVMPIIFAQALMFIPATISSFFPNIASNSVLIALSSYTSWLHNLVFAILIILFTYFYTAITVNPKQMSDDMKKNGGFIPGVAPGNPTSEFIDAVISRITLPGSIFLAIIAIIPALANMAHVNSQFARFFGGTSLIILVGVVLDTLQQIESHLLMRHYDGLMKTGRVKGRTAVPTAAGTVPPAI, from the coding sequence ATGAAAAATTTTTTCACCACATTATCCAATATTTGGAAGATCGAAGATCTGAGAGTGCGTATCATAAACACACTCTTATTTCTTTTGATCTACCGCGTGGGTTCGTACGTAGCATTGCCAGGTGTTGATGCCAACGTGTTGAACAATCAGGCAGCAAAAGATGGTCTGTTAGGCCTATTGAACATGTTCGCCGGCGGATCGTTCTCTCGTGCATCTATCTTCGCTTTGGGTGTGATGCCTTACATCTCGGCATCTATCGTGGTGCAGTTGTTAGGTATCGCCGTGCCTTACTTTGCAAAATTGCAAAAAGAGGGCGAAAGCGGTCGCAGCAAGATCAACCAATGGACCCGTTATCTGACCATATTGATCACCATGGCACAAGCCGTGGGTTACGTAAAATCGCAGATCACGCCTAACGCGATCAACCCGGCTATGGGTGCGTTCTGGTTCAACCTGAGCTCGATATTCGTACTTACCGCAGGTACCCTGTTCGTGATGTGGTTAGGTGAAAAAATTACTGATAAAGGTATCGGTAACGGTATCTCGCTGATCATTATGGTGGGCATTATAGCCCAGTTGCCGGCAGCTATCATCGATGAGTTCAACTCACGTGTGAGCGGTGCCAACGCGTCTGGCGGTCCACTGCTGTTCATTGTGGAGATACTGGCGCTGGTAGCCGTTATCATGTTCACCATACTGGTGGTTCAAGGTACACGCAAGATCGCTGTACAGTATGCAAAACGCATAGTAGGTAACAAACAATACGGTGGTGTGCGTCAGTACATCCCGTTGAAAGTTAACGCTGCAGGTGTTATGCCGATCATCTTTGCTCAGGCATTGATGTTCATCCCGGCTACCATCTCTTCGTTCTTCCCTAACATCGCATCTAACAGCGTACTGATCGCTTTATCAAGCTATACTTCATGGTTGCATAACCTGGTGTTCGCTATCCTAATCATTCTGTTCACTTATTTCTATACGGCTATCACCGTTAACCCGAAACAAATGTCAGATGATATGAAGAAGAACGGTGGCTTTATTCCGGGCGTTGCTCCGGGTAATCCTACTTCAGAGTTCATTGATGCCGTGATCTCACGCATCACTTTACCTGGTTCGATCTTCCTGGCGATCATCGCGATCATACCTGCACTGGCTAACATGGCACATGTGAACAGTCAGTTCGCTCGTTTCTTTGGCGGCACCTCGCTGATCATCTTGGTGGGTGTTGTTTTAGATACGCTGCAACAGATCGAGAGCCATTTGCTGATGCGCCACTATGACGGCCTGATGAAGACCGGTAGGGTTAAAGGCCGCACGGCCGTTCCTACCGCAGCTGGTACCGTACCACCGGCTATCTAA
- the rplO gene encoding 50S ribosomal protein L15: MNLSNLKPAEGSTKNKKRIGRGTGSGRGGTSTRGHKGAGSRSGTSTKVGFEGGQMPLQRRVPKVGFKNPNRVEYNSINLDTLQQLADTYSVSTINFETMREHGLASKNDLVKILGRGTLTAKIDVQAHAFSATAQKAIEAAGGSIVKL, from the coding sequence ATGAATTTAAGTAATCTTAAACCTGCAGAAGGTTCTACTAAAAATAAAAAGAGAATAGGCCGTGGTACCGGTTCGGGCCGTGGCGGAACCTCTACCCGTGGCCATAAAGGTGCGGGCTCACGTTCAGGTACATCTACAAAAGTTGGTTTTGAAGGTGGCCAGATGCCGTTACAACGTCGTGTACCTAAGGTTGGTTTTAAAAACCCTAACCGCGTTGAGTACAACAGCATCAACCTGGATACTTTACAACAATTAGCTGATACTTATTCAGTATCAACTATTAACTTTGAGACCATGAGAGAACATGGTCTGGCGTCAAAGAATGACCTGGTCAAGATCCTTGGCCGTGGTACACTGACCGCTAAGATCGATGTTCAGGCTCATGCATTCTCGGCCACTGCACAAAAAGCTATTGAGGCAGCAGGCGGTTCAATCGTTAAGTTGTAA
- the rpmD gene encoding 50S ribosomal protein L30, producing MAKIKITQIKSVIDRSERQKKTVEALGLKKINHSVEVEANPAIIGMIRKVNHLVAVENI from the coding sequence ATGGCAAAGATCAAAATAACACAGATCAAAAGCGTGATCGATAGAAGCGAGCGCCAGAAAAAAACTGTTGAGGCTTTAGGTTTAAAGAAAATTAACCATAGCGTTGAAGTTGAAGCTAATCCTGCTATTATTGGCATGATCAGAAAAGTTAATCATTTGGTAGCAGTAGAAAACATTTAA
- the rpsE gene encoding 30S ribosomal protein S5 — translation MSTINIKRVKTTEIELKDRLVSIQRVAKVTKGGRTFSFSAIVVVGDENGVVGYGLGKAKEVTEAIAKGIDDAKKNLVKVPIINNTIPHEQIGKFSGGFVFLKPAANGTGVIAGGAMRAVLESAGVHNVLAKSKGSSNPHNVVKATVSALAQLRDAYTVAQHRGINLGKVFNG, via the coding sequence ATGTCAACAATAAATATTAAGAGAGTAAAGACCACCGAGATCGAACTTAAAGACCGGTTGGTAAGTATACAGCGTGTTGCCAAAGTGACCAAAGGCGGCCGTACTTTCAGCTTTAGCGCCATTGTGGTGGTAGGTGATGAGAACGGTGTTGTAGGTTACGGCCTTGGCAAAGCAAAAGAGGTTACCGAGGCGATCGCCAAAGGTATCGATGATGCTAAAAAGAACTTGGTGAAAGTGCCTATCATCAATAACACTATCCCTCACGAACAAATAGGCAAATTTTCAGGTGGTTTCGTATTCTTGAAGCCAGCAGCTAACGGTACCGGTGTAATTGCTGGTGGTGCGATGCGTGCGGTGTTAGAGAGCGCCGGTGTACATAACGTACTGGCCAAATCAAAAGGATCATCAAACCCTCACAACGTGGTTAAAGCCACTGTATCGGCCCTGGCGCAACTGCGCGATGCTTATACCGTAGCTCAGCACCGTGGTATTAATTTAGGTAAAGTATTTAACGGATAA
- the rplR gene encoding 50S ribosomal protein L18, with protein sequence MTGKLSRRDRIKMGIRKRLSGSAERPRLSVFRSNKGIYAQIIDDVTGKTLVSASSASKDFQANGSKGEQSVAVGKLIAEKAKAAGIEQVVFDRNGYLYHGRVKQLAEGAREGGLNF encoded by the coding sequence ATGACAGGTAAATTATCAAGAAGAGACAGAATTAAAATGGGCATCAGAAAACGTTTATCGGGTTCTGCAGAACGCCCTCGCTTGTCAGTGTTCAGAAGTAATAAAGGTATTTACGCACAGATCATTGACGATGTTACCGGCAAAACTTTAGTATCAGCTTCGTCTGCATCAAAAGATTTTCAAGCGAATGGTTCAAAAGGTGAGCAATCAGTAGCCGTAGGTAAACTGATCGCCGAGAAAGCCAAAGCTGCTGGTATCGAGCAAGTGGTATTTGATAGAAATGGATACTTGTATCACGGTCGCGTTAAGCAACTGGCCGAAGGTGCACGTGAAGGTGGTTTGAACTTCTAA
- the rplF gene encoding 50S ribosomal protein L6, translating into MSRVGKAPITIPAGVTVTFNDNVVTVKGPKGQLEQALDSDITVSQEDGVLTVVRPTDQKRHKALHGLYRALINNMVIGVTTGYKIEQELVGVGYRATNAGNTLDLVLGYSHHYVFELPQEIKVSTTAEKGKNPTIILESIDKQLIGQVAAKIRSLRAPEPYKGKGIKFVGEVLRRKAGKSASKK; encoded by the coding sequence ATGTCAAGAGTAGGAAAAGCCCCCATTACTATCCCTGCCGGTGTTACCGTTACATTTAATGATAACGTAGTAACCGTAAAAGGACCGAAAGGCCAATTAGAGCAGGCGTTAGACAGTGATATCACTGTATCACAAGAAGACGGTGTACTTACCGTAGTACGCCCGACCGACCAAAAGCGTCACAAAGCATTACACGGCCTATACCGTGCCCTGATCAATAACATGGTTATCGGTGTTACCACTGGTTACAAAATTGAGCAAGAGCTGGTAGGTGTAGGTTACCGTGCTACCAATGCAGGTAACACACTTGACCTGGTGTTAGGTTATTCTCACCACTACGTGTTCGAGTTACCACAAGAGATCAAAGTATCAACCACTGCTGAGAAGGGTAAGAACCCGACCATCATCCTGGAGTCTATCGACAAACAACTGATCGGTCAGGTAGCTGCCAAGATCCGCTCACTGCGCGCACCAGAGCCTTACAAAGGTAAAGGTATCAAGTTCGTTGGTGAGGTGTTAAGAAGAAAAGCAGGTAAATCAGCATCTAAAAAATAA
- the rpsH gene encoding 30S ribosomal protein S8, with translation MNTDPIADYLTRVRNAIKANQRVVEIPASNLKKEITKVLFDKGYIANFKFEDNGPQGSIKVALKYHPVTKVPAIRTLTRVSKPGLRKYAGMDTMPRVLNGLGIAILSTSKGVMTDKEARQQNIGGEVLCFVY, from the coding sequence ATGAATACTGATCCAATCGCAGATTATCTTACCAGAGTAAGGAATGCTATCAAAGCCAACCAAAGGGTTGTTGAAATTCCTGCATCAAATCTGAAAAAGGAGATCACTAAGGTGCTCTTCGACAAAGGTTACATCGCTAACTTCAAATTTGAGGACAACGGTCCTCAGGGCTCTATCAAAGTAGCTTTGAAGTATCACCCGGTAACCAAAGTTCCTGCTATCCGCACGCTTACCCGTGTAAGTAAACCAGGTTTGAGAAAATATGCAGGCATGGACACTATGCCAAGAGTATTAAATGGTTTAGGCATCGCTATCTTGTCAACCTCTAAAGGTGTGATGACAGATAAAGAAGCCCGTCAGCAAAACATCGGTGGCGAAGTTCTATGCTTCGTTTATTAA
- the rpsN gene encoding 30S ribosomal protein S14: MAKEGVKAREVKRAKLVARYAEKRAALKAAGDYEALDKLPKAASPVKLHNRCKLTGRPRGYMRQFGISRVTFREMALAGKIPGVKKASW, translated from the coding sequence ATGGCTAAAGAAGGTGTAAAAGCGCGTGAAGTAAAACGTGCTAAATTAGTAGCAAGATACGCTGAGAAAAGAGCAGCCCTTAAAGCCGCTGGTGATTACGAAGCGTTAGACAAATTGCCTAAAGCTGCATCACCGGTAAAACTGCACAACCGTTGCAAGCTTACTGGTCGTCCTCGCGGTTACATGCGTCAGTTCGGCATCTCACGTGTAACTTTCCGTGAAATGGCACTGGCCGGTAAGATCCCCGGAGTAAAAAAGGCAAGCTGGTAA
- the rplE gene encoding 50S ribosomal protein L5, with the protein MSYVPRLKSKYKEEIRTALKDKFQYKSVMQVPKLQKIAINQGVGGATTDKKLIDTTIVELTTITGQKAVASKSKKDISNFKLRKGMPVGVRVTLRDNNMYEFLDRLIAVALPRIRDFKGINDKGFDGKGNYTLGITEQIIFPEINIDKINKIQGMDITFVTSATNDVEALELLKQFGLPFKNQTPVNNG; encoded by the coding sequence ATGTCATACGTTCCAAGATTAAAATCAAAATATAAAGAGGAGATCCGCACCGCACTGAAAGATAAATTTCAGTACAAAAGCGTAATGCAGGTTCCTAAGCTACAAAAGATCGCTATTAACCAAGGTGTTGGCGGTGCTACTACCGATAAGAAACTTATCGATACTACCATCGTTGAGTTGACCACTATCACTGGTCAAAAAGCGGTAGCTTCAAAGTCAAAAAAAGATATCTCGAACTTTAAATTACGTAAAGGTATGCCAGTAGGTGTACGTGTAACTTTACGTGACAATAACATGTACGAGTTCCTGGACCGTTTGATCGCTGTTGCCCTGCCACGTATCCGTGACTTTAAAGGTATCAATGATAAAGGTTTTGACGGTAAAGGTAACTACACTTTAGGTATCACCGAGCAGATCATCTTCCCTGAGATCAACATTGACAAGATCAACAAGATCCAAGGTATGGATATTACCTTTGTAACTTCGGCAACTAACGATGTTGAGGCATTGGAGTTACTAAAACAATTTGGTTTACCATTTAAAAATCAAACCCCAGTTAACAATGGCTAA
- the rplX gene encoding 50S ribosomal protein L24, translating to MEKKIKLKIRKGDLVKVIAGDSKGQQGKVTEVIIDKNRAVVEGVNLVSKHTKPNAANPNGGIVKKEAAIHISNLALVDPKTGEATRVGRKKNDAGKLVRVAKKSGEEIK from the coding sequence ATGGAAAAGAAGATCAAATTAAAGATCCGTAAAGGTGACCTGGTAAAAGTGATCGCCGGCGACTCAAAAGGTCAGCAAGGTAAAGTTACCGAGGTTATTATAGATAAGAACCGCGCCGTGGTAGAAGGTGTTAACCTGGTATCGAAACATACCAAACCTAACGCAGCTAACCCTAACGGTGGTATCGTTAAAAAGGAAGCAGCTATCCACATCTCGAATTTAGCACTGGTAGATCCTAAAACAGGTGAAGCCACCCGCGTAGGTCGTAAAAAGAACGACGCAGGTAAATTAGTACGTGTAGCTAAAAAATCAGGGGAGGAGATCAAATAA
- the rplN gene encoding 50S ribosomal protein L14 — protein sequence MVQQESRLTVADNSGAKEVLVIRVLGGTAKRYASVGDKIVVTVKSALPSGNVKKGTVSKAVVVRTNKEVRRKDGSYIRFDDNAAVLLNNQDEPRGTRIFGPVARELREKQFMKIVSLAPEVL from the coding sequence ATGGTACAACAGGAATCAAGATTAACCGTAGCCGATAACAGCGGCGCAAAAGAAGTGTTAGTGATCCGCGTATTAGGCGGTACCGCAAAACGCTATGCCTCTGTTGGCGATAAGATCGTAGTAACTGTAAAAAGCGCTTTACCTTCAGGTAACGTGAAAAAAGGTACCGTATCTAAAGCCGTAGTTGTAAGAACCAACAAAGAAGTTCGTCGTAAGGACGGTTCTTACATCCGTTTCGACGATAACGCAGCTGTGTTGTTGAACAACCAGGATGAGCCTCGTGGAACACGTATCTTCGGCCCTGTAGCAAGAGAGTTACGCGAGAAACAATTCATGAAGATCGTTTCATTAGCACCGGAGGTATTGTAA
- the rpsQ gene encoding 30S ribosomal protein S17, with protein sequence MEERNLRKTRTGLVVSNKMDKSIVVAVERKVKHPIYGKFVNKTAKFMAHDETNTCGIGDTVTIMETRPLSKNKNWRLVEIVERAK encoded by the coding sequence ATGGAAGAGAGAAATTTAAGAAAGACCCGTACCGGTCTGGTAGTTAGCAACAAGATGGACAAATCTATCGTGGTTGCAGTAGAGCGTAAGGTGAAACACCCGATCTACGGTAAGTTCGTTAACAAGACCGCTAAGTTCATGGCTCATGACGAGACCAACACTTGCGGCATCGGCGATACTGTAACGATCATGGAAACTCGCCCCCTGAGCAAAAATAAGAACTGGAGATTAGTTGAAATTGTAGAAAGGGCTAAATAA
- the rpmC gene encoding 50S ribosomal protein L29 gives MKNSEISALSTEELVARISEVKTDLTKLKFAHAVSAIENPIRIKNVRREVARLNTELTKRKAASASEQQ, from the coding sequence ATGAAGAACTCAGAAATATCAGCGCTGTCAACTGAAGAGTTGGTTGCAAGAATTAGCGAGGTGAAAACTGATCTTACCAAACTGAAATTCGCTCATGCGGTTTCGGCTATTGAGAATCCTATCCGTATCAAAAATGTACGCAGGGAGGTTGCTCGTTTAAACACTGAATTAACCAAGCGTAAAGCGGCGTCAGCTTCTGAACAGCAATAA